The DNA segment gagcacttgGTTGTTCAGTATTTGGACTGCAGACAAGAGAGAAACAGGTCTGAGAAGGTATGCTATGTTCCTTCGCAGAGACTGTTCTTCACCTTCCAAACAATCTTCgatcaccttcaaactccaggagcaaacagctctgataccatgttagattttaggttgaagaaggagaagaatagaaagagaagagagcagccacggttttgtGTTCAAGTGTTCTGTCTCTAAcctagagactaacatgcttatattgaaaagaataataaattacacctaggcccttggccttatacaaatgacaaaaaataagaaaataatacaaggggatatttacacatatacccctgatacaatacAGCCATTCTTAACACCAACAAGGAATCATCTTCCCCTTTACCCGATTCTCTTCCTTTATCCAATAACCGCTGCAACTCCCTGTTCTCATGGCTACTATTGCTTTCAACTCCCTTGCCTGCTCCTATAACCGGCGTCACAGTAGCTCCTCCTCGTCTCGAAGTGTCATGTCCTGGCTCCAGGGGACTCAGGTGCAAACTCTCTCCATGCCCAAAATAATCACGGAGTTGTGCGGAACACTCGGGGTCTCAACCTTCTGCTGCTTGCTGGAATCTCATGTTAAAGAGCCAAATGCTGCCAGAATTACGAACTCCATTGCACCGGGTTGGTCTTTCTTATCCAATTATAGCCATCACCCTGATGGCCGTATATGGATGTTATAGGATTCTTCAAAAATTAAGATCTTCTTGATATCCTCTTCGGCCCAATTCCTCCACTTAAGCTTTCCGGATTGTCTAAACcaattctccttctttttcactgTTGTCTATGCTTCTAATTGCCCTGTCCAGCGGCTGTCTTTATGGGATGATCTCCGAAATATTGCTGGTCTTATAGGCCCTTTCCCTTGGGGCATTGGTGGAGATTTCAATGTGATCAGATTTGGGTTTGAAAAACAGGGAGGTGATCACTTGGACCTTGACTCTATGGCTGCTTTTAATGATTGTATTGAGGACTTGGGTATGGATGATCTCCGCTGGACTGACCCTACTTTCTTTTGGAGCAATAAAAGGGCTGGAAGCTCCCGTATTGATTGTAAGCTGGATCGAGTTATTGTCAATGAAAATTGGCTTgcttcctttccctcttcctatGCCATCTTTGACACCCATGGAATTTCTGACAATAGCCCTATATCTTTATCTATCCATCCTTACAATTCTTTTGCTCCTAAACCTTTTAaatactttgacatgtggtcctctcaccccACTTTTCTTACTACGGTCAAGGATGCTTGGGACAAGCCTGTTCAAGCTTTTTCTTCCCCCCTTATTCCTTTTACCAGGAAGCTTAGGAATGTGAAATCTACTCTCAAAGTTTGGAACATCAATTCTTTTGGTAATATATCCCAGCATGTTCAGGAATGCAA comes from the Telopea speciosissima isolate NSW1024214 ecotype Mountain lineage unplaced genomic scaffold, Tspe_v1 Tspe_v1.0271, whole genome shotgun sequence genome and includes:
- the LOC122647921 gene encoding uncharacterized protein LOC122647921, with product MATIAFNSLACSYNRRHSSSSSSRSVMSWLQGTQRLSLWDDLRNIAGLIGPFPWGIGGDFNVIRFGFEKQGGDHLDLDSMAAFNDCIEDLGMDDLRWTDPTFFWSNKRAGSSRIDCKLDRVIVNENWLASFPSSYAIFDTHGISDNSPISLSIHPYNSFAPKPFKYFDMWSSHPTFLTTVKDAWDKPVQAFSSPLIPFTRKLRNVKSTLKVWNINSFGNISQHVQECKDKFAAIQLQIQSDNLNCQLTAALELSLLLSQEESFLRQKSRIKWLELGDSNSAYFHRSMKSRSNFNSILQLVALDGSPVTNVKDIKDMAVNYFKDLFTGSLDAAD